The Microbacterium sp. LKL04 sequence GCAGGTCGAAGATGTCGCGCTTGGAGCTGCGTCCCACCGTGGCCAGGAGGTCGGCGACCTCGGTCTCGGTGAGCCCCACCCCGTCGTCGCGCATCACGAACTCGGCCGAGCCGTCGCTGACGGGCGTGATGCGGATGCGGCCGCCGCCCCCGTCGACGGCCCGGCGCGCGGCGATCGCGTCGACGGCGTTCTGCAGCAGCTCGCGCAGGAACACCCGAGGACTCGAATAGATGTGGCGGCTCAACAGGTCGATGACCCCGCGGAGGTCGACCTGGAACTGTTGGGCGGCAGTACTGTCCGTCACCGCGCTCCTCGGTAGTCGTCGTTCATCCGATGCCGTGCTCCCCCATGCCGGTGACGGCCGATCAAGCCTAGCGAGGCGGCCCTCGGACGGCGAGGGATGCCGCGCGTTCGCCACCCTCCGAGCCATGCCGTATGCTGGTCCACGCAGTTGTCTGCATTCTTTTGCCGTGCCCATGGGCCCGACAGGATGTGGATTCCCGGGTCGAAAGACCTTAGGGCGGTAGCTCAATTGGCAGAGCAGCGGTCTCCAAAACCGCAGGTTGCAGGTTCGATTCCTGTCCGCCCTGCGCGTCAGCGTCAGCTGACTCGAACCGAGCAACAGGTGGGTTGAATGGTCCAGGATGAGCCGAACGGCGAGGTCGTCGCTGCCAGCAGCGGCGCCACCCGTGAGAAGAAGCTCAACTTCTTCCAGCGGATCGCCCTTTTCATCCGCCAGGTGATCGCCGAGCTCCGCAAGGTCGTGACACCGACCCGGCAGGAGCTGGTGAAGTTCACCCTCGTGGTCCTGGGATTCGTCGTTGTCGTGATGGCCATCGTGTACGGGCTCGACCTGTTCTTCACCTGGATCACGAACATCGTCTTCGACGTCCCCAGGTGACGTCCGGACGATCATCCGTCGCGGTGACGGACGGCATCCCGGATCATCTGAACCGCCCGCCGCGTTGCCGCTGAACATCGAAGCCGAACCTGCAGGGAAGTGAATGACGTGACCGAACGATATGTCGACGACGCCGACTGGTCGACCGCCGCGGAGCAGTCCAGCGAGGACGACGAAGCGCAGGAGGGCAACGTCCTGGCCGGTCAGGAGCGTTCCGCCGAATCCGCTGAGCACGCCGCCCTGCACATCGAGGACGAGGAGCCCGTCGAGGACGAGCCCACCGGAGAGGATGCCGTCGTGATCGAGGACCCCGAAGCCGACCGCATCGTCAACGACGCGCTCGAGATCGACCAGGCCGACGAAGCCGAGGCTGCCGCCGAGGTTCTCACCGAGTCGCTCGCCGACGAAGAGGAAGAGCGCGCCGCAGCTGCGGCGGACGAGGTCGCCCCCTACGACGGTCCCGAGCTCGGCGATGACGAGGACGAGACCTCGGACGACCCGTACGAGGCCTTCCGTCAGGAGCTCCGCTCGCTCGAGGGCAAGTGGTACGTCATCCACTCCTACGCCGGTTTCGAGCGCAAGGTGAAGGCCAACATCGAGCAGCGGAAGTCCACGCTCGAGGTCGAGGACGACATCTACCAGGTCGAGGTCCCGATGGAGGACGTCGTCGAGATCAAGAACGGCCAGCGCAAGATGGTCAACCGTGTCCGGATCCCCGGATACGTGCTCGTGCGCATGGAGCTCAACGAGGACACCTGGTCGGTCGTGCGCCACACGCCCGGCGTCACCGGCTTCGTAGGCAACGCCCACAACCCGACCCCGCTGCGTTTCGAAGAGGCCTTCACCATGCTGAAGCCGCTCGTCGAGGCCAAAGAGGTCGCGCCGGCCAAGGGTGCCACCGCCACGAAGGGCTCTGCGACGCAGGCCCGCTCGGTCATCACCGAGGTCGACTTCGAGATCGGCGAGACGATCACGATCAAGGAGGGCTCGTTCGCGGGTCTTCCCGGATCGATCTCCGAGATCAAGCCCGAGAGCGGCAAGCTCACTGTCCTCGTCTCGCTCTTCGAGCGCGAGACGCCGGTCGAGCTGTCGTTCGATCAGGTCACCAAGCAGTAAGCGCAGCATCGCGCGACGCGAAGGCCCCGCTCCGGCGGGGCCTTCGTCATGCCGGGGGATGCCGGATGCGGTAGACTCATGTGGTTTGTGCGCCGCTTCGTCGTGCGCGCAGGCATCACCACGACCCGGATCCGCCGGGACCGTGGGAGAACGAGGCATCCGCCTCGCTCGTGAAAGGAAGAGGAAATGGCACCGAAGAAGAAGGTGACCGGCCTGATCAAGCTTCAGATCAACGCCGGTGCAGCCAACCCGGCGCCGCCGATCGGCCCCGCGCTCGGTCAGCATGGCGTCAACATCATGGAGTTCTGCAAGGCGTACAACGCCGCGACCGAGTCGCAGCGCGGCAACGTCATCCCCGTCGAGATCACCGTCTACGAGGACCGCAGCTTCACGTTCATCCTGAAGACCCCGCCCGCCGCGGAGCTCATCAAGAAGGCCGCCGGTGTGGCGAAGGGTTCTGCGACCCCGCACACCACCAAGGTCGCGAAGCTCACCAAGGATCAGGTTCGCCAGATCGCCGAGACGAAGATGCCCGACCTGAACGCCAACGACATCGAGGCCGCCTCGCTGATCATCGCCGGCACCGCCCGTTCCATGGGCATCACGGTCGAGAGCTGAGGGGAACAGAACAATGGCTAAGTCCAAGGCTTACGAAGCAGCAGCGGCCAAGATCGACCGCTCCACGTTCTACTCCTCCGAGCAGGCTGTCGCCCTCGCCAAGGAGACCGGTTCGGCCAAGTTCGACTCGACCGTCGAGGTCGCGCTGAAGCTCGCCGTCGACCCGCGCAAGGCGGACCAGATGGTCCGTGGCACGGTCATCCTGCCCCACGGCACCGGCAAGACCGCCCGCGTCATCGTGTTCGCGACCGGTCCCGCCGCTGAAGCCGCTCTCGCCGCCGGTGCGGACGAGGTCGGTGGCGCCGAGCTCATCGAGAAGGTCGCCGGTGGCTACACCGCGTTCGACTCGGCTGTCTCGACCCCCGAGCTCATGGGCCAGGTCGGTCGCCTCGGAAAGGTCCTCGGACCCCGCGGCCTCATGCCGAACCCGAAGACCGGCACCGTGACCCCCAACCCGGCCAAGGCCGTCGAGGAGATCAAGGGCGGAAAGATCGAGTTCCGCGTCGACAAGCACGCCAACGTGCACTTCGTCGTCGGCAAGGCGTCCTTCTCGGAGGACCAGCTGAACGAGAACTTCAACGCTGCACTCGAAGAGATCGTGCGTCTGAAGCCGTCGAGCTCGAAGGGCCGTTACATCCAGAAGGGCGCCATCTCGACCACGTTCGGTCCCGGCATCCCGCTGGACGTCAACGCTCTCGTCTGAGTCGTCCAGACAGCAAGGGGCTCCACCTCCGGGTGGGGCCCCTTCGTCGTTCCGTCCTTGGTAGCGTCATCGCGTG is a genomic window containing:
- the secE gene encoding preprotein translocase subunit SecE; amino-acid sequence: MVQDEPNGEVVAASSGATREKKLNFFQRIALFIRQVIAELRKVVTPTRQELVKFTLVVLGFVVVVMAIVYGLDLFFTWITNIVFDVPR
- the nusG gene encoding transcription termination/antitermination protein NusG, whose protein sequence is MTERYVDDADWSTAAEQSSEDDEAQEGNVLAGQERSAESAEHAALHIEDEEPVEDEPTGEDAVVIEDPEADRIVNDALEIDQADEAEAAAEVLTESLADEEEERAAAAADEVAPYDGPELGDDEDETSDDPYEAFRQELRSLEGKWYVIHSYAGFERKVKANIEQRKSTLEVEDDIYQVEVPMEDVVEIKNGQRKMVNRVRIPGYVLVRMELNEDTWSVVRHTPGVTGFVGNAHNPTPLRFEEAFTMLKPLVEAKEVAPAKGATATKGSATQARSVITEVDFEIGETITIKEGSFAGLPGSISEIKPESGKLTVLVSLFERETPVELSFDQVTKQ
- the rplK gene encoding 50S ribosomal protein L11 produces the protein MAPKKKVTGLIKLQINAGAANPAPPIGPALGQHGVNIMEFCKAYNAATESQRGNVIPVEITVYEDRSFTFILKTPPAAELIKKAAGVAKGSATPHTTKVAKLTKDQVRQIAETKMPDLNANDIEAASLIIAGTARSMGITVES
- the rplA gene encoding 50S ribosomal protein L1 yields the protein MAKSKAYEAAAAKIDRSTFYSSEQAVALAKETGSAKFDSTVEVALKLAVDPRKADQMVRGTVILPHGTGKTARVIVFATGPAAEAALAAGADEVGGAELIEKVAGGYTAFDSAVSTPELMGQVGRLGKVLGPRGLMPNPKTGTVTPNPAKAVEEIKGGKIEFRVDKHANVHFVVGKASFSEDQLNENFNAALEEIVRLKPSSSKGRYIQKGAISTTFGPGIPLDVNALV